One Salvelinus namaycush isolate Seneca chromosome 4, SaNama_1.0, whole genome shotgun sequence genomic window carries:
- the zc3h7bb gene encoding zinc finger CCCH domain-containing protein 7B: MDMERQKRREEIQKAMGFIQSSLPFPEPENYAAFLTQLVCNLLDEGNTVFRDGEWRQAAQHYSEGVNVARYAQAEALVIPPELLESLYVNRAAAHFQFGEFERGVQDCDSALCVCEGSRRALYRKALCLRELGRLREAYECGTGCLLTAPHDRQVGELAQDLANKLGLKVRKAYISSQVESSTSGRESNRENSSPTGETSANGLESLTDIASADLSSAQCIPAPLATPIPVSDEPSSPVATPCADLSESPSTVLPPMPYSVPVSEHMEECSVIADDLDSLLGDCISKKVSESQSPVQGAIPTNLPNTAVGLHPPYSSSLPAPSPQLPPAFFSSSVSQMPSLEPYPSLGQREQTSTQALDALGAFSPGTGDMEGKGGVGIGGLDSLSEYILPGGRISHSFIPGICNHSSTHTNVPAGTNLSLLSRNPLAATHEFRQACHACYSRIGPRVIDYQYQPEAAHRCKRDVLLCRFKNTDDPTWKRVRPRPARNNFLGAFVLCKEVQERQECQYGENCTFAYCQEEIDVWTQERKGALSRELLFDPLGSTERRALSVTRLLQLHMGMFMFLCEECFDSKPRIISKRSKENLAVCSNLTARHPFDDNKCLVHVVRSANVRYSKVRPLHPLCQFDVCRHEVRYGCQREDSCSFAHSVIELKCWVLQQDTGITHEEMVQESKRHWYRLEQNAQRQKPMHVPHQSCGGGVGGIGGGDNLGGGGVGSGGGGRGRGLNLKMKFVCGQCWRDGQVNEPDKALKYCTAKARHSWTKERRVLLVKSFEKKKWVVVRPLPFSRTYPQQYDMCVHVMKQKKCHYIGNCSFAHSLEERDVWTYMKDNSLRDMQQMYDMWLTMTNQNRRTDRSPMTPPPEEKQVSMTTDYTESLSGQRLSEGGDM; the protein is encoded by the exons ATGGATATGGAACGACAGAAACGAAGAGAGGAAATCCAGAAAGCTATGGGCTTTATTCA GTCCTCCTTGCCTTTCCCAGAGCCTGAGAATTATGCG GCTTTTTTGACCCAGTTGGTGTGTAACTTGCTGGACGAGGGAAACACAGTGTTTCGTGATGGGGAATGGAGGCAGGCAGCGCAGCATTACAGTGAGGGAGTCAACGTGGCCCGCTATGCTCAGGCAGAGGCACTGGTCATTCCCCCTGAGCTTCTGGAGAGCCTCTATGTCAACAGGGCAGCGGCACACTTTCAGTTT gGGGAGTTTGAGCGGGGCGTACAGGACTGCGATAGCGCGCTGTGCGTGTGTGAGGGCAGTCGCAGGGCGCTCTACAGGAAAGCTCTATGTCTGAGAGAGCTGGGCCGACTCAGGGAGGCCTATGAGTGTGGCACCGGATGCCTGCTCACTGCCCCACAC GACAGGCAGGTGGGTGAACTGGCCCAGGACCTGGCTAATAAACTGGGCCTGAAGGTCCGTAAGGCCTACATCAGCTCTCAG GTGGAGTCCTCAACGTCAGGGagggagagcaatagagagaattCTTCACCCACAGGAGAG ACGTCCGCCAACGGGCTAGAATCTTTGACTGACATTGCATCAG CTGATCTGTCCAGTGCCCAGTGTATCCCTGCCCCTCTGGCCACGCCCATCCCTGTCAGCGACGAGCCCTCTAGCCCAGTGGCCACGCCCTGTGCTGACCTATCAGAGAGCCCCAGTACGGTCCTACCGCCCATGCCCTACTCCGTTCCTGTGTCGGAGCACATGGAGGAGTGCAGCGTGATCGCTGACGATCTGGACAGCCTGCTGGGGGACTGCATCTCCAAGAAAGTCAGCGAG tcacAGAGCCCAGTCCAGGGTGCTATCCCCACCAACCTCCCCAACACAGCTGTGGGCCTGCACCCTCCATACTCCTCCAGCCTCCCCGCCCCCTCGCCCCAGCTACCCCCTGCCTTCTTCAGCTCCTCTGTCAGCCAGATGCCCTCCTTGGAGCCTTACCCCTCACTGGGCCAGAGGGAGCAGACCTCCACACAGGCGCTGGACGCCCTGGGGGCCTTCTCCCCGGGGACAGGGGACATGGAGGGCAAAGGAGGGGTTGGAATTGGAGGCCTGGACTCACTCTCTGAGTACATTTTGCCTG GGGGAAGAATCTCTCACAGCTTCATCCCTGGGATCTGCAACCACAGCTCTACTCACACG AACGTCCCAGCAGGCACCAACCTCTCCCTGCTCTCCCGGAACCCACTGGCTGCCACCCACGAGTTCAGACAGGCCTGTCATGCCTGTTACAGCCGCATAG GTCCACGGGTGATTGACTACCAGTACCAGCCAGAGGCGGCTCACCGCTGTAAGAGGGACGTGCTACTGTGTCGCTTCAAAAACACAGACGACCCCACATGGAAGAGAGTCAGGCCTCGCCCCGCTAGAAACAACTTCCTGGGGGCCTTTGTGCTCTGCaaag AAGTCCAGGAGCGCCAGGAGTGCCAGTACGGGGAGAACTGCACGTTTGCCTACTGCCAGGAGGAAATAGACGTGTGGACCCAGGAGAGGAAGGGGGCTCTGAGCAGGGAGCTGCTGTTTGACCCGCTGGGAAGCACCGAGAGACGGGCACTCAGCGTCACACGGCTGCTGCAGCTACACATGGGCATGTTCATGTTCCTCTGTGAG GAATGTTTTGACAGTAAGCCTCGCATTATCAGCAAACGCAGCAAAGAGAACTTGGCTGTCTGCTCAAACCTCACCGCCCGACATCCCTTCGACGATAACAA GTGCCTAGTGCATGTGGTGCGTTCGGCCAACGTGCGCTACAGTAAGGTGCGCCCGCTGCACCCCCTCTGCCAGTTTGACGTGTGTCGCCACGAGGTGCGTTACGGCTGCCAGCGCGAGGACAGCTGCTCCTTTGCCCACTCCGTCATAGAACTCAAGTGCTGGGTACTGCAGCAGGACACAG GTATCACCCACGAGGAGATGGTACAGGAGTCCAAGAGGCACTGGTACAGGCTAGAGCAAAATGCTCAGAGACAGAAG CCTATGCATGTCCCACACCAGAgctgtggtggtggggtggggggaATAGGAGGGGGAGATAATCTCGGGGGTGGAGGGGTTGGCTccggaggaggagggagaggcagagggctGAACCTGAAGATGAAGTTTGTCTGTGGCCAGTGTTGGAGGGACGGACAGGTCAACGAACCAGACAAGGCCCTCAAGTACTGCACTGCTAAAGCAAGGCACAG ctGGACTAAGGAGCGTCGGGTATTGCTTGTGAAATCCTTTGAGAAGAAGAAGTGGGTCGTTGTGCGGCCGCTTCCCTTCTCCCGTACATACCCACAGCAGTATGAC ATGTGTGTCCATGTGATGAAGCAGAAGAAGTGCCACTACATCGGAAATTGTTCCTTCGCCCACAGTCTGGAGGAGAGGGACGTCTGGACGTACATGAAGGACAACAGCT TGAGGGACATGCAGCAGATGTATGACATGTGGCTCACGATGACCAATCAGAACAGACGCACTGACAGAAGCCCCATGACCCCGCCTCCGGAGGAGAAACAGGTTTCGATGACGACCGATTACACAGAGTCATTG TCTGGGCAGCGGTTGTCGGAAGGAGGAGATATGTGA